From the Vibrio metoecus genome, one window contains:
- a CDS encoding DHH family phosphoesterase, giving the protein MDYDVFNGDADGILSLVQWRLAHPKSTQLVTGVKRDIALLDRLTVMAGDELVVLDISMAKNQLGLQRALQAGAHVFYADHHQPGDIPTHSALQAHIYTDANVCTALIIDRLLKGRFRDWAITAAFGDNLHRVAQTLAEEAGFDAVQTAELCELGTLINYNGYGREVSELHFAPDALYQTLLAYGTPWAVLADLNSPFYQLRSAYQQDFAFALDQPAYYQSPSLMVVILPDCAAAQRVSGAFANHLANQDVQRAHLIVTYADVQHYTLSLRAPLSDKRGAGALCSQFPSGGGRESAGGINHLPQALLDEVIQVVERFYAR; this is encoded by the coding sequence GTGGATTATGATGTGTTTAATGGGGATGCCGATGGCATCCTTTCTCTTGTGCAATGGCGTCTAGCGCATCCTAAATCTACTCAGCTAGTCACGGGCGTTAAGCGCGATATTGCCTTACTCGATCGACTGACGGTAATGGCTGGTGATGAGCTGGTGGTATTGGATATCTCCATGGCTAAAAATCAGCTTGGCTTGCAGCGAGCTTTGCAAGCGGGAGCCCATGTATTTTATGCCGACCATCATCAGCCCGGTGACATTCCTACCCATTCTGCACTGCAAGCACATATTTATACCGATGCTAATGTTTGTACCGCGCTGATTATTGATCGACTACTGAAAGGGCGTTTTCGTGACTGGGCGATAACGGCTGCGTTTGGCGATAACTTACACCGTGTTGCACAAACTCTGGCTGAAGAAGCGGGATTCGATGCCGTACAAACCGCAGAGCTTTGTGAATTAGGAACGCTGATAAACTACAACGGCTACGGACGTGAGGTGTCTGAACTGCATTTTGCGCCCGATGCACTTTATCAAACCTTATTGGCTTATGGCACGCCATGGGCTGTGCTGGCCGATCTTAACTCGCCTTTCTACCAATTACGCAGCGCTTATCAGCAAGATTTTGCTTTTGCCCTTGATCAACCGGCTTATTATCAGAGTCCAAGCTTAATGGTGGTGATATTGCCTGATTGTGCAGCGGCGCAGCGAGTCAGTGGCGCATTCGCCAATCATCTTGCCAATCAGGATGTGCAACGTGCGCATTTGATTGTGACGTATGCGGATGTTCAACACTACACGCTCTCTTTACGTGCACCATTGAGTGATAAACGAGGCGCGGGAGCTTTGTGTTCCCAGTTTCCTTCCGGTGGTGGCCGTGAATCTGCGGGTGGCATCAACCATCTACCCCAAGCTTTATTGGATGAAGTTATCCAAGTTGTGGAACGATTTTACGCTCGTTAG